One window of Paralichthys olivaceus isolate ysfri-2021 chromosome 20, ASM2471397v2, whole genome shotgun sequence genomic DNA carries:
- the ggcta gene encoding gamma-glutamylcyclotransferase a — protein MSTDICPLTVLHTSCLSSFVRGHLAEQRHTNMAALDQFMYFAFGSNLLRQRLQLSNPSAMFCCTARLKDYKLSFGLWKKHVENSWHGGVATIQFCPGAEVWGVVWALNNENLTSLDNQEGVREGIYSPLEVSVETDEGLMLCRTYQMKSFHACPPSPQYKQVVCLGAEENGLPEEYRKRLEVIQTNNYSGPSILDQIRTPVK, from the exons ATGAGCACAGACATATGTCCACTGACGGTGCTTCACACATCCTGTCTGTCCTCCTTTGTCCGCGGACACCTGGCTGAGCAGAGACACACCAACATGGCCGCTCTCGATCAGTTCATGTATTTCGCCTTCGGGAGCAACCTGTTGAGGCAGAGGCTGCAGCTGTCGAACCCCTCTGCCATGTTCTGCTGCACCGCTCGACTCAAG gaCTACAAGTTGAGCTTTGGCCTGTGGAAGAAACACGTGGAGAACTCTTGGCACGGCGGAGTGGCCACCATCCAGTTCTGTCCAGGCGCTGAAGTGTGGGGGGTGGTTTGGGCTTTGAACAATGAAAACCTCACAAGCCTCGAcaa CCAGGaaggagtgagggaggggatTTACTCGCCACTCGAGGTTTCCGTGGAAACAGACGAAGGGCTGATGCTCTGCAGGACATACCAGATGAAATCTTTCCACGCCTGCCCCCCCTCTCCTCAGTACAAACAG GTGGTGTGTCTGGGTGCGGAGGAGAACGGCCTCCCAGAGGAGTACAGGAAGAGGCTGGAGGTGATTCAAACCAACAACTATAGTGGCCCCTCTATCCTCGATCAAATCAGAACACCTGTCAAATAA
- the adnp2b gene encoding activity-dependent neuroprotector homeobox protein 2b, translating into MYQVPVGNIEKIRKARKAVKNILSEIGLEDCQNLLKDLNEKTETNEEEEEVFHETKWIDFTDGYSTRLQKKWPYRSHSLCCNLCKYSSQNIYNFRSHVSRCHGYVQSFCALAPCSQCLFISHPKVVKRHMLLFHAKLATQIQSQRDPSLLTHRGNERYQCRRCGFPNSSIFAMKKHIILKHLDSLAEQYIGYRLNIQGNTSVKIYCCKVCKVNTGNLDQMLHHMLVEPSHYSVSTQVQSLIHENKNYTIKPTPNGNGVFLTFPSISPKLQQAQIFNSKSLVLPANGQPAGTVVTLQQLQGSTNTTTLICAPGTNQAFLPPQASALVQLASAEAKGLLQPGATIALRGTLPQGPSMLQLPTVSTVSLKQAPMVLAQASAQPHQTPQAQQILVPSGVQANMAAGAVPKPAVVAQNASTNQINLQGTMLTSQSLLNHLIPTGNRVNGMPTYTFAPLQGAMPVSQSTSTPLKAVEQTSNSVPQTKKWITCPLCNELFPSNVFDIHTEVAHQTKSLTSKSESLAARAAFLKKMPDKTVKCLTCKILLSEKSVFQHLLHGLHCLYCSALFYSIKQLAEHVKQHNPSSKAYCDFLRQKFRVYSKGVGGILFPYFDVHTTAPKEILGDTEVNLALVTSTLDLIFFKLQPSSQSEICSAPVKINSMYCPFCDEKFPNETKHLQHLKQKHFVAPTIHAILKTEAFKCIYCNGVYTGKVTQQAVMLHIQRCRCSPKQPQPPKPTAPPPQPPKPVQQIIQPSGLYFLQMPQRLTMKQAPATITPTRAIRPAPAETAEEQLSKKRLEAALKQVMEDSKREREVKAAIRKKREQEKLLPLPEPEVQNDPAVKLALEPTPVDRRSGDERRDFISKYFNLNPYANRAETEELCKRLSLTKPELAALFSKKRSKCMKSLKRNSPAILLGFNMTEVRKLKHNLLIPEQRPAEPTEQPHVSKTAQVVNNEDVPEPMDVGGNEKVAEEVEPME; encoded by the exons ATGTATCAGGTTCCAGTTGGAAACATTGAGAAGATAAGAAAGGCGCGCAAGGCGGTAAAGAACATCCTTTCTGAGATTGGCCTGGAGGATTGTCAAAACCTGCTGAAG GACCTTAATGAAAAGACTGAGACaaacgaagaagaagaggaggtctTTCATGAAACCAAGTGGATTGATTTTACAGATGGATACAGTACGAGACTACAGAAAAAG tGGCCTTATCGGTCCCACTCGCTGTGTTGTAACCTCTGCAAGTACTCGTCACAAAACATCTACAACTTCAGGAGTCACGTCTCCCGCTGCCACGGATATGTTCAGTCATTCTGCGCGCTGGCGCCCTGTTCCCAGTGCCTCTTCATCAGCCACCCCAAGGTCGTCAAGAGGCACATGCTGCTCTTCCACGCCAAACTCGCCACCCAAATACAATCACAAAGGGACCCGTCTTTACTCACCCATCGCGGAAACGAGAGGTATCAGTGTCGAAGATGTGGATTTCCAAACTCTTCGATCTTTGCGATGAAGAAGCACATTATTCTCAAGCACTTGGACAGTTTGGCAGAACAGTATATAGGTTACAGATTAAATATTCAAGGAAATACGTCTGTAAAGATCTACTGCTGCAAAGTGTGTAAGGTGAACACGGGGAATCTAGACCAAATGTTGCATCACATGCTGGTTGAGCCGTCGCATTATTCAGTCAGCACACAAGTGCAGAGCCTGATTCACGAGAACAAGAACTACACCATTAAACCAACACCCAATGGAAATGGTGTGTTTCTGACATTCCCAAGTATCTCTCCGAAATTACAGCAAGCTCAAATATTCAACAGTAAGTCCTTGGTTTTACCAGCTAATGGCCAACCTGCTGGGACTGTGGTGACATTACAGCAACTGCAAGGAAGTACAAACACAACTACTCTGATCTGTGCCCCTGGAACAAACCAAGCTTTCCTGCCCCCTCAAGCATCGGCACTAGTGCAGCTAGCTAGTGCCGAAGCTAAAGGTCTGCTTCAGCCTGGTGCCACGATAGCGCTTCGAGGTACTTTACCCCAAGGACCGTCCATGCTCCAGCTTCCCACAGTGTCTACTGTGTCTCTGAAACAGGCACCAATGGTTCTAGCTCAGGCTTCTGCCCAACCACATCAGACTCCACAAGCACAGCAGATCCTGGTTCCGTCAGGAGTGCAGGCCAACATGGCAGCTGGAGCTGTACCTAAGCCTGCCGTGGTTGCACAAAATGCgtcaacaaatcaaatcaacctACAAGGCACCATGCTGACTTCACAGTCCCTGCTGAATCACCTGATCCCAACCGGCAACAGGGTGAACGGCATGCCCACATACACGTTTGCTCCACTGCAGGGAGCGATGCCCGTCTCTCAGAGCACAAGTACCCCTCTCAAGGCTGTAGAGCAAACAAGTAACTCCGTACCACAAACTAAGAAATGGATTACCTGTCCCCTCTGTAATGAACTTTTCCCTTCCAACGTGTTTGACATTCACACAGAGGTCGCCCATCAGACAAAATCCCTCACCTCCAAGTCAGAAAGTTTGGCAGCACGAGCAGCATTCCTTAAGAAAATGCCAGACAAAACTGTCAAATGCCTAACATGCAAAATTCTTCTCTCAGAGAAGAGCGTCTTCCAACACTTGCTGCATGGCCTGCATTGTTTGTACTGCTCAGCCTTGTTCTACTCAATCAAACAACTTGCTGAGCATGTGAAGCAGCACAATCCTTCAAGCAAAGCATACTGTGATTTCCTAAGGCAGAAGTTCAGGGTCTACTCAAAAGGTGTCGGAGGAATCCTATTCCCTTACTTTGACGTCCACACCACTGCACCAAAAGAGATCCTCGGAGACACGGAGGTCAATCTTGCCCTGGTCACAAGTACGCTCGACCTGATCTTCTTTAAGTTGCAGCCCAGCAGCCAGTCAGAAATCTGTTCAGCTCCTGTAAAAATCAACAGCATGTACTGTCCCTTCTGTGATGAAAAGTTCCCAAACGAAACCAAACACCTGCAGCatctgaaacagaaacactttgTTGCTCCTACTATCCATGCCATCCTCAAGACCGAGGCTTTCAAGTGCATATACTGCAATGGAGTGTACACAGGGAAGGTCACCCAGCAGGCTGTGATGCTCCACATTCAGCGATGCCGGTGTTCACCAAAACAACCACAGCCACCCAAACCTACAGCACCACCACCGCAGCCTCCAAAACCAGTTCAGCAGATCATTCAGCCGTCCGGGCTCTACTTTCTCCAAATGCCACAAAGGCTGACTATGAAACAGGCTCCAGCAACTATAACTCCAACTCGTGCGATTCGACCTGCACCTGCAGAAACTGCAGAGGAGCAGCTGTCAAAGAAGCGGCTGGAGGCTGCGCTGAAGCAGGTCATGGAGGACAGCAAACGAGAAAGAGAGGTAAAGGCGGCCATACGCAAGAAACGGGAGCAGGAAAAGCTGTTGCCTCTGCCGGAGCCTGAGGTCCAAAACGACCCTGCGGTGAAGCTGGCTTTGGAGCCGACCCCAGTTGATCGCCGCAGTGGTGACGAGCGCAGAGACTTCATATCTAAATACTTCAACTTAAACCCATACGCCAACAGAGCGGAGACGGAAGAGCTGTGCAAGAGGCTTTCTCTCACCAAGCCGGAGTTGGCGGCCCTCTTCAGCAAGAAGCGCAGTAAGTGCATGAAAAGCCTCAAGAGGAACAGCCCCGCCATTCTCCTGGGCTTCAACATGACCGAAGTGAGGAAACTCAAGCACAACCTGCTCATCCCAGAACAGCGGCCCGCCGAACCCACAGAGCAGCCGCACGTCAGTAAAACGGCGCAGGTGGTGAACAATGAGGACGTACCAGAACCGATGGATGTGGGCGGAAATGAGAAAGTtgcagaggaggtggagccGATGGAATGA
- the azin1b gene encoding antizyme inhibitor 1b, with protein sequence MKGLADKPNCIIELLEGGVTLEDVIDGHICEQTLVGKSAFVVGDLGALMRQHACWQSTVPQLQPYYPVKCNSSPAVTQVLASLGLGFVCTNKAEMNLVLEHGVPPENIILSGVCKQLAHIKYAAKNNIQYLVCENEAELSKISRLHPSAKLLLQLTTEAHAAETSMTIGSSLKSCRHLLEAAKEQGIQVVGVTFHIPSSCLDLQQAYTHALSDARCVFDMGVDLGFNMNILDIGGGFTGTEFQLKQVESAVRPLLDAYFSPLSGVQVLAQPGSFYVASAFSLAVNLIGKKVVTRCWDSLVQGENNEDTEFLYYMNEGVYGPFSRKLVGNSIAAPSVHKRVLCAEETVYPSSLWGPTLDDLDQVVDRCLLPELSVGDWLLFSNMGACSLEESLSSSPQPPVYYTVSTSDWYEMQEAGVALDSAMKTFSMVQYSA encoded by the exons ATGAAAGGACTCGCTGACAAACCCAACTGCATCATTGAACTTCTGGAGGGAGGAGTGACCCTTGAAGATGTTATTGACGGGCACATCTGCGAGCAGACTCTG GTTGGGAAGAGTGCGTTTGTTGTGGGCGACCTTGGTGCCCTGATGCGGCAGCATGCGTGCTGGCAGAGCACAGTGCCACAACTGCAGCCCTACTACCCAGTCAAGTGCAACAGCAGCCCTGCAGTCACCCAGGTGCTGGCTTCCTTGGGCTTGGGCTTTGTTTGCACCAACAAG GCTGAAATGAACCTGGTTCTGGAGCACGGGGTGCCACCAGAAAACATCATTCTGTCAGGTGTTTGCAAGCAGCTTGCCCACATTAAGTATGCTGCCAAGAACAACATCCAGTACCTTGTTTGTGAGAATGAGGCCGAGTTGTCCAAGATTTCCCGTCTACACCCGAGTGCAAA GTTGCTGCTGCAGTTGACCACTGAGGCCCATGCGGCTGAGACCAGCATGACCATCGGCTCCTCTCTGAAGAGCTGCCGGCACCTGTTGGAGGCAGCCAAGGAGCAAGGCATCCAGGTGGTGGGCGTGACCTTCCACATCCCCAGCTCCTGCCTAGACCTACAACAGGCTTACACCCACGCACTGTCAGACGCCCGCTGTGTGTTTGACATGGGG GTGGATCTGGGCTTTAACATGAACATCCTAGACATTGGTGGTGGATTTACAGGCACAGAGTTTCAGCTCAAACAG GTTGAGTCTGCAGTCAGGCCGCTGCTGGACGCCTACTTCTCCCCACTGTCTGGTGTGCAAGTGTTGGCTCAGCCCGGCAGCTTCTACGTGGCCTCAGCTTTCAGCCTGGCTGTCAATTTGATTGGCAAAAAAGTGGTGACCCGCTGCTGGGACAGCCTTGTTCAGG GTGAGAACAACGAGGATACGGAGTTCCTGTACTACATGAATGAGGGTGTTTATGGCCCATTCAGCCGAAAGCTGGTTGGAAACTCCATCGCTGCCCCGTCAGTGCACAAG CGTGTGCTGTGTGCTGAGGAGACGGTCTATCCCAGCAGCCTATGGGGTCCGACATTGGATGATCTGGACCAGGTGGTGGATCGCTGCCTGTTGCCTGAGCTCAGTGTGGGAGACTGGCTTCTATTCTCCAACATGGGAGCGTGCAGCCTGGAGGAATCACTATCCAGCTCTCCCCAGCCGCCTGTCTACTACACTGTCTCCACCTCTGATTG GTACGAAATGCAGGAGGCTGGTGTGGCACTGGACAGTGCCATGAAGACTTTCTCCATGGTCCAGTACAGTGCGTAA